Proteins from a genomic interval of Medicago truncatula cultivar Jemalong A17 chromosome 3, MtrunA17r5.0-ANR, whole genome shotgun sequence:
- the LOC120579698 gene encoding uncharacterized protein: MTLTQETILKFPEFFEASNAGFNTNDSENPASNVVKDVTNGEKPTECVSNVVTDATPLRSVMPDEIINLDNVQTVTTKKRKKHNMLYSDSTYPERRRAVKKSKYLDSPYDDAVHESTATELQKNLSTYA; the protein is encoded by the exons ATGACATTGACACAGGAAACTATCTTGAAGTTTCCAGAGTTTTTTGAAGCTTCAAATGCAGG GTTCAATACAAATGATTCAGAGAATCCAGCTTCAAACGTTGTTAAAGATGTGACGAATGGGGAGAAGCCTACAGAATGTGTCTCAAACGTTGTTACAGA TGCAACTCCACTAAGGTCAGTGATGCCAGATGAAATAATTAACTTGGACAATGTGCAAACAGTCAcgacaaagaaaagaaagaagcatAATATGCTTTATTCTGATAGCACATACCCTGAGCGTCGACGTGCAGTGAAGAAATCGAAGTACCTTGACAGCCCGTATGATGACGCTGTCCACGAGTCTACTGCAACTGAGTTGCAGAAAAATTTATCAACATATGCATGA